In Citrus sinensis cultivar Valencia sweet orange chromosome 3, DVS_A1.0, whole genome shotgun sequence, the sequence CACACTTGTTTGACTTGTTCTTATACTTGGTAAGTTTACATTAAAGAAAGATTACTGGGGTTTGCCTAAATACCCTCTGTTGAGCagcctttttttgtttttttttttttccgtaaGGGAATATGCCATTTTCACCCCTAAGatttgatgtaataactcatTTCATCCTTACTGTTTAAAAATAGCCCATTTCATCCTTATTTGTTAAGCAATAGCCCAAAACAccctttcattaatttactgttATTATACTATATAATTCATTGAGGGTAAAATaggatttttaaataatgatgaattattttaaaataaactctctatcacaaataaaaaaacatctAGCTTTAAAGataacttaataaataaacaataatatcattaaataatatgtaaaatatatatttaggaCAAAAAAAACATGGATTTCATAGGCActagagtaattttttttatcctttagtTTATCCTTAACTTTAATATGGTcgagataaataaataaataaataatcaatcaataCTGTTATTCTATCAAAAGTAACTACAAACTCCTTTATTTACTTAGAAAATATGCACTAAATACATAAcaacatatatttaaaaatactaCCGAATAAAATACATTGCATtggattgtattttttttaatcttttagttTATTCTTGATCTTACTATAAACAATGATTCTTGActgaaaagaattattattattattatttagttgacttcattaaaaaaaattaataaatacacacacatgTTGTAAATTCTttagtataatttttgttttattaagttattcttaaattttaaatttatataaaaagtcagatgttatttaattattcttcaaatttttattttaaaaagctttgcatttattcaattgaaaatcttaTTTTGTCTTCAATGAATTTTAGAGTAAactaattgtaaatttatggAAGGTTATTTTGGGccattgtttgaaaaataaggataaaacgagttattatttaaaaagtaaggaTGAAATTGGTAATTATATCAAACTCTAGTGATGAAAAGAGATTTTTCCCTTTCCGTAATTTTGCTTCTTTCCTAATAAAGTTTATGCACTTATAAAATTCGCCATCTGAGAATGACTGAAAGAggactattaaaataatatcgATTCTATTTTGTACTCAGATAATCTGTGGTACTCTTTTGATGCTAttgattatttgatttcttattCTGCTACTAACTCTCTCATGACtgaataatatatacaaatgaaattcagaTTTCTGTGATATGCAccgttttgaattttgataatgttgatttattcTTCTGCTCTACAAACTCTATCTTGACCGAGTAATtggttacaaattttttttaaaaaatcaaaatcaaaatccgtATTTTCTGAGATATTTTGAGCCTTCAATAATTACGGGTTTAGCTGTTAACATCACTGACAGAGTGCCGATTACTGTCGCTAAAATGCATTTTGACCTTTaatgctttaatttaattctattaattaaCCTATCAGACTTATATAAcggaataaaaataaaatccacacaacaCGTGAAAGTAATTCGGGACTAATTAACTCAGCCCCCCAAATGCACAGTACCTGCCGCCTTAAAACAAGGCTGGAAGGCAATGAGGTCACCACTGAAATCACCTTGCatctcttaaaaaataaacaaaatcttgaaaCCCTAGGCCCATCAAAGATTATCCTTCTCAACTCACCGAAGCATATCTCTTTCTCAACTCTTAACTTTTAAGAGTACATACGCACACATATATCGAATACATAAAGTAGAGAAAGATCAAGATTCAAGATCGGTGGAGAAGATATTGAAGCTATAAGCTCAAATCATGGATTATATTCCATCACTTGTGTTTCCCTTTGACCGAAATGATCCTCACGACGATCAGCTTCCTTGCCAACAACAATATCACACAGCTGgccaacaaaataataatcagCTCATTTTCAACCCTCTTGAGTATGGCAGTGATCTTAAGCGCCCAGAAACAACAAATATATTTGCTGTCAATGATGATAATAgcaagaagatgaagataatGCGTAGAGATATTGAAAGACATAGGAGGCAAGAAATGTCTACACTTTATAGGTCTCTAAGATCTTTACTTCCTCTCGAGTATCTCAAGGTCAgcttcttttgtttaatttttccttctttcttcATTATAATTTAGTTGATTTCTTCAGATTAAATACTATTAGCTGTGTATTGATCGTCACAAACTTATACATATATCAGGGAAAGCGATCTATGTCAGATCACATGAATGAAGCAgtgaattatataaaaaatttgcaaaacaGGATTCAGAAGTTGAGTGAAAAGAGAGACGAGCTTCGAAGATTGTCCAATTCATCATCATCCCCTTATTACAGTACTACTTCTGAATCAGAGTGTTCACAGACACATATTAATCTTGAAGACAGTGTCACAGTTAGGCCTTGTTTGGCAGGAGTGGAGGTTGCTATAAATACTTCTTTCAGAAAAGGGATTCCTCTTTCTCAAGTGGTGGCACTTCTCGCGGAAGAAGGCCTAACAGTTGTTAACTGCATCTCCACTAAAATCAATGAAAGGTTACTGCACAATATTGAATCTGAGGTAATTATGTTATTGTGCATGGGGctttaatcaataaaagtcTTTTCTTCTGATGAAGCATGCGtgttatctaaatttttaagttttgtgAACAGGTGAATGATGGAGGAAGGAATATTGATCCTTTTGAACTGcaacaaaagataatgaaaTTAACGAGCCCCTCATCCAATTAGATTTTGATCGTGTGTAATAAATGTGTGCTTGAGGGGAGTTTAAATTTTTGCTACCCTGACGAAAGTTCTTCATGATTTGTTCAGGTATATTCTCCTGTTAGATTAAGCTAGCTTGGTGTGCTCAAAATCATGTTGGATTATTGATTGGTATTCTTCCCTTTTCTTCAT encodes:
- the LOC102623934 gene encoding transcription factor bHLH36, which encodes MDYIPSLVFPFDRNDPHDDQLPCQQQYHTAGQQNNNQLIFNPLEYGSDLKRPETTNIFAVNDDNSKKMKIMRRDIERHRRQEMSTLYRSLRSLLPLEYLKGKRSMSDHMNEAVNYIKNLQNRIQKLSEKRDELRRLSNSSSSPYYSTTSESECSQTHINLEDSVTVRPCLAGVEVAINTSFRKGIPLSQVVALLAEEGLTVVNCISTKINERLLHNIESEVNDGGRNIDPFELQQKIMKLTSPSSN